Proteins from one Triticum aestivum cultivar Chinese Spring chromosome 7A, IWGSC CS RefSeq v2.1, whole genome shotgun sequence genomic window:
- the LOC123148162 gene encoding proteasome assembly chaperone 3 isoform X1, giving the protein METPTGPAQAGGRFPVPHRSLSLDIKGNKTDIVISRYEDNFLVIVTQIGCMGTILAAKKDESVFSDPTYDVSVLFGKRDEPLLLACARQLIEHISGSGSARPLVISLGLKDHSQGTLKDVVSAIVDNRLW; this is encoded by the exons ATGGAGACGCCGACGGGTCCTGCGCAGGCAGGCGGCCGCTTCCCCGTGCCGCACAGATCCCTCTCCTTGGACATCAAG GGCAACAAGACTGACATTGTCATCAGCAGATACGAGGATAACTTTCTG GTCATCGTGACGCAGATCGGATGCATGGGAACCATATTAGCTGCTAA GAAAGATGAAAGTGTTTTCTCTGATCCAACCTACGATGTATCTGTTCTTTTTGGGAAGAGGGATGAG CCACTCCTGCTAGCTTGTGCACGTCAACTTATCGAGCATATAAG TGGTAGTGGCTCAGCTCGGCCGTTGGTGATCTCTCTTGGTTTGAAAGATCATTCCCAG GGAACATTGAAAGATGTAGTTTCTGCCATTGTTGACAACCGCCTATGGTGA
- the LOC123148162 gene encoding proteasome assembly chaperone 3 isoform X2 has product METPTGPAQAGGRFPVPHRSLSLDIKGNKTDIVISRYEDNFLVIVTQIGCMGTILAAKKDESVFSDPTYDVSVLFGKRDEPLLLACARQLIEHISGSARPLVISLGLKDHSQGTLKDVVSAIVDNRLW; this is encoded by the exons ATGGAGACGCCGACGGGTCCTGCGCAGGCAGGCGGCCGCTTCCCCGTGCCGCACAGATCCCTCTCCTTGGACATCAAG GGCAACAAGACTGACATTGTCATCAGCAGATACGAGGATAACTTTCTG GTCATCGTGACGCAGATCGGATGCATGGGAACCATATTAGCTGCTAA GAAAGATGAAAGTGTTTTCTCTGATCCAACCTACGATGTATCTGTTCTTTTTGGGAAGAGGGATGAG CCACTCCTGCTAGCTTGTGCACGTCAACTTATCGAGCATATAAG TGGCTCAGCTCGGCCGTTGGTGATCTCTCTTGGTTTGAAAGATCATTCCCAG GGAACATTGAAAGATGTAGTTTCTGCCATTGTTGACAACCGCCTATGGTGA